Below is a window of Myxococcales bacterium DNA.
GAGACATGTCGCGCGGGCATGGTGTTGGTGCAGAACACATCCACGCCCAGCTCGCGGATCAGGCGTCCGAGCAGTGCCCGCCCCTCCGGCTCTTTCAGGTTCAGCGCGATGGCCTCCTTGCCGCTGTTGGGCCCGACGAAGTAGCTGTGGCGATCGCCATCGGCGACCTTGCGCCCGATGTGTCGGTTGGGATCGCCGCGGGTGCGAAGGCGCGGCGACGGCGTCGGCTCGATACGGATCACGCGCCAGCCCAGGTGCGCGAAGCGCAGCGTTGCGTAGGACATGCTGAGCGCCTGCTCGACGCTCAGCACCACGGGGCGCGGGTCAGTCGTGGACATCAGAATCGCACCGGCTCCGCGTAGCTGCCGAACACCTGGCGGAGTGCGCCGCAAATCTCGCCGACGCTGGCGTAGGCTTTCACTGCGGCGATGACCGGCGGCATCACGTTCTTCCCGTCGCGGGCGGCGGCAGCCACGGCGCTGAGTGTGGCCTCGACCTCGCCGGCGTTCCGTTCGGCGCGCACCCGAGCCAGGCGGACCAGCTGCTTCTCCGCTTCTTCGCGCCGGTATGGGTGAAACTCGACGTCGGGTCCCGGCTCCTCGTCGACAAACGTGTTCACTCCCACCTTCTGCAGCTCGCCGCGCTCGAGCCGCTTCCTCTGCTCGTAGGCCTGCCGGCTCACGTCGGCCTGGACGCGGCCCTCGGCGATCGCCTTCACGATGCCGCCCTCGGCGTCGAGGCTCTGCATCAAGAGAGCGATGCGCTGCTCCATCTCGCTGGTGGTGGCCTCGACGAAAAACGAGCCCGCGAGCGGGTCGACGGTGTCGCAGGCGCCGATCTCGGTCATCAGGATCTGCATGGTGCGAAGCGAGAGTTTGGCCGCCTGTTCGCTCGGGATCGTGTAGGCCTCGTCGTAGGAGCAGAGCGCCATGGTCTGGGTGCCGCTGAGCGCGCTCGACAGCGCGTAGTAGGCGCTGCGCACCAGGTTGTTCAGGGGCTGCTGCACGGTGAGGCCAGCGCCTCCGCCCCCCGCGATCATGCGCAGCTGCATCGCCCGCGGATTGGTCGCGCCATAACGCTCCTTCATCAGCTTGGCCCAGAGGCGTCGACCGGCGCGGAACTTGGCGACCTGCTCCCAGAGGTTGCCGTAGATGTCGAAATTGAAGGAGATCCCTTGGGCGAACTCGTCGACGTCCAGCCCACGGGCGCGGACGTGGTCGACGTAGGCGCAGGCGATGGCGAGGCCGTAGGCCATCTCTTGCGCGGGCGTCGCTCCGCTCTCGCGAATGTGATAACCGCAGACGCTGACCGGGCTGTAGTGAGGCACCTCTCGCGCGCAGAACTCGATGGTGTCACCGACCAACCGCACACTGGGCTCCACGGGGAAGATCCAGGTGCCGCGCCCGACGAACTCTTTGAGGATGTCGTTCTGAGCGGTGCCCCGGAGCTCGCTCAGAGCGAACCCGCGTTTTTCGGCCATCGCGAAGTACATGCCCATGATGGCGACGGCGGAGCCGTTGATGGTCAACGACACGCTGATCTCGTTCAGGTCGATGCCGGCGAACGCCTCTTCCATGTCCGCCAGGGTGTCGACGGCCATGCCCACGCGACCGACCTCGCCTTCGGCCATCGGGTCGTCGGAGTCGAGACCACACTGGGTCGGCAGATCGAACGCGACGTTCAGGCCGGTGTTGCCGTTCTTGATCAGGTACAGGAATCGCTCGCGGGTCTCGGCGGCGGTGCCAAAACCCGAGTACTGGCGCATGGTCCACGGACGCTGCCGGTACATCAGCGGGTGAATGCCGCGGGTGTACGGGTACTGCCCGGGCTCCCCGATGTCGGCGCCGTCGGCCGGCACGTCGCTCGGTCCGTAGACCGGCTTCACCTCGATGCCGCTCTCCCAGGTGACCGGCTTGGGTTCACGCTTGTCGTTGCGGGTCATGCTTGCCTCCGGGCGTTCGCACGCACCCAGCTCACGATGGAGTCGAGGGCCGCGTCCACGCCGAACACCGCCGACACACCGAGCTCTGCGAGCAGCGGGCGATCTCGGCTCGGAATCACGCCACCCACCACCAGCTTGGCGCTGCCGAGGCCGGCCTCTCGCAGGCTGCTGGCAACCTTCTCACTCAGCGGCAGGTGAGCTCCCGACATGATGGACAAACCGACGACCTCTGCGTCGAGCTCCCGCGCGGCGGCGGCGATGGCCTCGGGCGACTGGCGAAGGCCGGTGTAGACCACCTGCATTCCGGCCTCCATCAACGCACGACACACGACCTTTGCGCCCACGTCGTGTCCGTCGACGCCGGGCTTGGCTACCAGAACGCGAATCGGTTTGTCGGTCATGACTCCCTCGCGATGTTGCCCCGCAGAATTTCCGAAGTGCCGCCCCCAATCAGCAAAAATCGAGCGTCGCGCAGCAGCCGCTGGATCGGGCTCTCGGCCGCGAATCCGTAGCTCGCCGTCACCCGCGCGGCGCGGTCGCAGATGCGGTTTGCCGCCTCCGATGCGAACAGCTTGGCCATGCTGGCCTCGCGGGCGTTCGGCAGCTTCTGGTCGCTGCGCCACGCGGCCCAGAGTGTCAACCTGCGTGCGGCCTCGAGCTCCGTGGCCATCTCGGCCAGGTGCTCCTGAACGGCCTGGAAGCGGTCGATGGGTTTGCCGAACTGCTGCCTTTCGCTCGCGTAGCGCTTGGCCTCTTCGTAGGCCGCGCGCCCGACGCCCAGCGAGAGCGCTGCGGTGACGACGCGGATCTCGGCCAGGATCTCCTTCAAGTACTCGGTGCCCCGGGTTGGCTCACCGAGCACTGCCGTCGCCGGCACGTCCGACAGGTGCACCTCGGAGGTGAGCGACGCCCGCACGCCCAGCTTTTCGATGGGCCGACCGAGCTCGAGGCCAGGCGCGCCCCGCTCGACCAGAAACGCACCGAGGGTCTTGTCGCCGGTGCGCGCAAAGATGGTGAAAAAATCCGCGACCGGCGCCGAGGTGACCCAGGTCTTCGAGCCGGAGAGCAGCCAGTGCTCGCCAGCCTGTTTTGCACTGGTCGTCATCGAGAACAGATCACTGCCGGCGTTGGGCTCGGTCATGCAGATGGCGCCGATCTTCGTGCCCGCGAGCGCCGGGCGGAGCAGGCGCTCGTGCTGCTCGGCAGAGCCGAAGCGATGCACGAACCATGTGCCCATCAAGGACTGCATGGTGCACGCAGCGGCCACCGAGAGGCTGCCCCAGGCGAGCTCCTCGACCGCCAGCGCGCACGACACGACATCGGCGCCGCTGCCGTGGGGCTCCGGGTAGCGCATGCCAAAAAAGCCGAGCTCACCCGCACGTTCGAAGAGCTGCCTGGGGAACTCCGGCTGTTCGTCGAGCGCTCGGGCGCGGGGGCGGATCTCCCGCTCGGCGAAGTCGTGGAAGGTCTGCCGGATGGCGGTTTGTTCGCTCGAGAGGGAGAAGTCCATCACGGGCTCCCGCGCAGGCGCTTCGTCTCGGCTGCATCGAGCTCGAAGCTCTTTGGATCCACCGCTACCCGGTAGTGCTCTCGGGCAGCCGCTACGCTCACGATGCCGTCTCGCACCTCGCGAGCAACCTGGTCGGCGGGTCGCTCTACCGGTGGACCGTGACCCCCGCCGCCTCCGGCCTGCTGCACATACAGGGTGCCGGTGGGCACGTCGCGCACATGATCCTTCGTGGTCGTGCGGTACACACTACCGTCGGGGCGGTGGAGCTCGATGAAGTTGAGCGTGCCGTTGCCTGCGCCGTCGAGCCCGAACGCGGGTTCGATGTCGCCGTCGCCGAAGGTCACTAGCTGCGTGTCAGCGCCGCCCACGACGTAGCGCGTCTCGACGCCGAGCCCTCCCCGCTGTCGCCCCGGCCCTGCCGAGTCGCACAGGTACTCGTGGGACACCAGCCGATGCGGGGTGATCTGCTCGAACATCTCGTAGTCCTGGTCGAGCACGCCACCGGAGGCGTCGATCATGCCGATGTGGTCGTAGCCGTCGCAGTCGGCGAGGGCGCCGGAGCCGCCCTTCAGCCCCATGAACTGGATGTCGACGTAGGTGTCCTTGGTGTCCTGGCCCTTGCGCGTGTCCCGCCCGGTGGAGAGGGAGCAGAGCAGCTGGTTCCAGCCGGCGGTGACCCGCTCGGGAATGACCGGCGAGAGCGCTCGCATGATGGCGTCGGCGTTGTTCGGGCACAGGTGGTTGCCGAAGGTCGTCGCGGCGGGATAGGCGGCGTTCAGGAACGTGCCCTCGGGAATGATGATCTCGATGGGCTCCACCATTCCCTGGTTGTGGGGGATGCGTGGATCGACCATCTGCAAGAACGTGAGGATGGTCGCCGAGGCGCTCGACGTGTAGGTGCCGTTGACGAAGCCGGTCGTCTGAGGGTCCGTCTCGGAGTAGTCGAAGCGGATGTGACCGTCCTTCACCGTGATGGTCACCCGCACGACGAACTTCGAGCCCGGGTGGTGGCCGTCGAAGTGGGCCGTGGCCTCCCCTTTGTAGACGCCATCCGGGATGGTGCGGATCTCCGCTTCCATCAAGCGACGGGTCGAGTCGAACAGCGCCTGTTTGTGCGCGTCGAAGCTCTGGCGTCCGTATTTCTCGACCAGCGCCTTGAGCCGGCGTTCGCCGACGGTGCAGCTGCCGATCTCGGCGCGCATGTCCTCTTGCACGATGGGCAGGCGGATGTTCGCGAAGATCAGCTCCCAGACGTCCCGCCGCAGCTTGCCGCGCTCGAAGACCTTCACCGCGGGGATGCGCAGCGCCTCCTGCCAGACCTCGGTTGCGCCCGGGTTGTACCCGCCGCGCACGGCACCGCCGATGTCGGCTTGATGGCCCTTGCAGGCGGCCCAACCGAGCAGCTCGTCCGCCAGGAAGATGGGTTTGAAGGCGGCGACGTCGTTGTTCTGATTGTCGAACGAGAACACGTCGTTGTGGAAAAAGACGTCGCCCGGGTAGACCTCCCCCTTGAATTTTTCGGCGATGTGCCGGCACACCGGGCTGAGCGAGAAGCTCAAGATGGGCAGGTTCTCGGTCTGCTCGAGCATGTTGCCTTCGGCGTCGTAGAGGCCCGTCACGAAATCGCGGGCCTCACACAGGATGGGCGAGCGGCTGCTGCGCTCCATGCTGATGCTCATCTCGTCGGTGATGGCGCGGAGCGCACGCCCGAGGATGGACACCAGGACCTTGTCGACCTCGACCTTTTTCATCCTGCCCTCCGCTGTGCCAGGCACGTGCCGTGGTCATCGACCCGCACGTCGAACGCCGCGCTCACGAAGAAGGTGGTGTCGGTGCGCTCGATCAAGGCCGGGCCGTCGATGAGGTCTCCGGCCGAGAGCGCGTGACCGTCGTACACCGGCAGGTTCTCGAAGCCATCCCGCTCGGGGACGTAGGCTCGCCGAGCTGCCTTCATCGCGCGCCCTGCGTTGCCGGTGCCCCGGGGCAAACGCGGCAAGGTTGGTTTGTCTACCCGACCGATGCTGCGTGTGCGCACGTTGATCAGCTCGACGGGTGTGCCCTCGCCGGACAGCTCGTAACCGTAGAGCCGGTCGTGCTCCTGATGAAACGCGGTGATGATCGAGGAGTAGTCCCCGCTGACGATGGCCGCGCGCTCCACCCGGACGGTGACCTCGTGATACTGCTTCACGTAGCGCAAATCCAAGGCGATCTGGTGCTCGATGCGGGTCTCCGGGACGTCGGCGCGGCGGAGCTGGGCTTCACCCTGCTGGGTGAGCTCGGTGACGATGCTGGATAGCCGTTCTTTCGCCAGCTTGCCGAGCTCGGAGATGCACGAGCGCACGAAGTCGTGCTGCTGGTCGGTGAGCAGCATGCCCGCCGCGCACAGGACCGAGGCCACGGGCGGCACGAGCACGACCGGTATGTCGAGCTCGGTGGCGATTGCCGTACCGTGCAGCGCGCCAGCGCCACCGGCGACCACCATGGGAAACTCTCGCGGGTCGAGCCCGCGCTTCACGGTGATCTCCCGCACACCATGCGCCATGTTGGAGTTGATCACGCGGTACATGCCCACCGCCGCGCGCTCCACGTCGAGACCGAGCGGTTCGGCCACGTGACGGGTGATGGCGGCGCGCGCGGCCTCGAGGTCGAGCCGGAGCTCGCCGCCCGCAAAAAAACCGGGGTCCAGGTAGCCGAGCACGAGGTTCGCGTCCGTGCAGGTGGGTAGCTGACCGCCGCGGCCGTAACACGCGGGACCGGGATCGGCTCCTGCGGACTCGGGACCCATGCGCAAGAGCCCGCCGGCATCGACCCGACCGATGCTGCCGCCCCCGGCACCAATGGTGACGATGTCGAGCATCGGGAGCGCGATGCGCAGGCGTGCGATGTCGCCTTCGGATTTCAGCTCCACGCTGCCGCCGCGCACCAACGACGCATCGAAGCTCGTGCCCCCCATGTCGACGACCAGACAGTCGTCGTAGCCACACGGCACGGACCAAGCTGCGGCGGCGCGCGGGGCGGCGGCGGGCCCACTGAGCAGGGTGGCGGCAGGTTTCTTCACCGTGGCGTCCGGCAGAGCCACCCCCCCGCTCGACTGCATGATCGAGAGCGAGCCGCGGAACCCGACCTCCCTGAGCCGGGCGGTCAGAGCGCGCAGGTAGTCTCTGAGCACGGGCCCGACGTAGGCGTCGAGGGCGGTCGTCGAGACTCGGTTGTAGAAGCGCACCGCCGGCAGGACCTCGCTCGAGACGCTGATGAACGTCCCCGGCATCTCGCGCTCGAGCAGCTCCGCCGCCGCGCGTTCGTGCTCCGGGTTGGTGAAGGCGTTCATGAAACACACCGCGACGGCCGTCACGCCCTCGCGCCGGAACAGCTCGGCGGCTTCTTTCACGTCGTCGAGCGCGAGAGGCTCGACCTCGACGCCGCGCCAGTCGAGACGCCCGCGGATCGGTCGGCGCAGGTAACGCGGCACCAGCGGCGGTACGTTCTCGAGCCGATTGTCGTACTGGTCTTCGCGGATCCCGCGCCGCATTTCCAGAGCGTCGCGTACGCCCACGGTGGTCACCAAGCCCGTCTTCGCCCCGCGGCGCGTCAAGGTCGCGTTGGTAGTGACTGTGGTGCCGTGCACGATACTGGTCAGGCTCTCGGCCAGCTCCTGGCTCGTCAGGCCGAGGGCCTTGGCGACGGCGCCGAGCCCGTCGAGCACACCAATGCTCGGATCCTTCGGCGTGGACAGCACCTTGAAACCCTTCACCTCGCCGGCGCTGGTCCACAGGAAGAGATCCGTGAACGTCCCGCCGACGTCGATCCCGAGCTTGTAGGTTCCACCCGTTAGCTCTGTCGTCATTGAACAGTGGCCTCCGTGACCCGAGTGTGTCCGGCGCGCATGGCGTCGCGCCCGAGCATGAATGCTTTGTGGTTGGCTTGCTCGAACTTTTGTCCGCAGCGAGCCGTGACGGCGTCGAGCAGCGCGCGTTCGCTGACGGGAAGCAGCCCCAGCCCCGCGGCCGCTCCGAGCATCAGCACGTTCAGCGTGCGGGCCTCGCCCACCGCACCCACCAGAGCTGGTGCGTCGACCCCATGGACCTCGCCGGCAATTTCTCGGAGCTGAGCGATGATGCGTTCGGGATCCGGGGTCTCGGCGCTCTCGAGCACGACCTGAAACGGCAACATGATGTGTTGATTGGTCACGACGCGAGTGCGCGGGCCCATCTCGGGCACTGCGCGCAACGCCTCGAGCGGTTCGAAGCTCACGACCACGTCGATCTCGTCGCCGGCCAGGTGGGAGCTCTCAGCGTCGCCGAAGATCGCCGTACAACGCACGCTGCCCCCGCGCTGGCTCATGCCGTGCAGCTGACCCACGACGACCGGCGAGCCCTCTGCATGCGCGGCCAGCGCCAGGATCTGAGCTGCCGCGAGCACACCCTGTCCGCCCACTCCGACGAGCAGCACCTGGAAGCGGGCGTTCTTCAGCGACATTCCGCCTCGGGTCGCGAGAGCGCGCGGTTCGAGCAAAGATCGGCGCACACGCCGCAGCCGATGCACCAGAGTGGATCGATCTCGACGTGTTCGCGCCCGGGGTCCATCCCGATGGCGGGGCAGCCGAGGGTATCGACGCAGGCCCGGCAGTTGCCGCACAGGCCGCACTGAAGACAGCGCCTGGCTTCTGCCTTTGCGTCCTCCGCCGAGAGCCCGAGGACGACCTCGTCCATGCTGCGAACGCGGGTCGCCGGGTCGCGCTCTTCGGGCAAGAGCCGAGGGCTCAGCGGTGCGCGGGCGGTGATTCGAGGACGCTGCGTCGGCAACGCGGGGGGCGGACGGCGGTCGGCGACCTCCCGCCCCGAGAGCTCGCAGTCGATCCCCCACGCGGCGCGCAGGCCCCAGGCGATGGCGTTGGTGACCGTGCGCTCGCCGGCGACGAGATCACCTCCGGCAAACACACCACCACGATTCGTGCGGCCGGTGTGCGGATCCGTGACGAGCAACCCCGACTCGTCGCGCTCGAGCCCGATCGCGTCGAGCGCGTTCGGATCGGGCTCTTGCCCGATGGCCACGATCACCAGATCGGCGCTCAGCCGCGTTTCTTCGCCGTCGGCGAGGCGAGCGACGACCCATGCTCCGGCCTCGCAGCGGACCGGGCGCACGGCCGTGCAAAGCTCGATCCCCTCGTGACCCGCCGCTGCGATCTCGTCGCGCAATGCGGGCATCGCGTTCTGCTCTTCGAGGCACGCCAGGGTCACTTTTTTCGCACCGTTGCGCAGCGCCGACCGAGCCGCGTCCACGGCGGCGTTGCCTCCACCGATGACGACGACCTGCGAGCCAGCGGGCACACTCTCGCCGAGTCGCGAGGCGCGCAGGTAGGTGAGCGCGTCGATGGACCGTGGGGCGTCGGGAAGCTCACTGCCGGGGAGGTCGAGCTTCTTGCCGCGGTGGGCACCAATCGCCAGGAACACGGCTCGGTAGCGCGCCGTGAGGTCGTCGAGAGCGAGCTCATTGCCGAGGCGTTTGCCGCCCTCGAAGTGCACGCCGAGCTCGAGCACCCGCGCGACGTCACGAGCCGCCTCTGCTCGAGGCAAGCGGTACTCGGGGATGCCGTGGGTCAGGAGCCCGCCGGGTTGCTGCTCGGCGTCGAAGAGCGTGACGTCGTAGCCACGCACCGCCAGGTCGTGGGCGGCGCTCAGGCCCGCGACGCCGGCACCCACCACCGCAACACCGAGGCCGTTCGGGGGCTGTTTCTCCGACCGAAGCAGCTCAGGCTGTTCGCGCGCGGCCCAATCCACGACAAAACGTTTCAGATCGTTGATGGCGACCGCTCCGTCGAGCCCTCGCCGGACGCAGCCGTCCTCGCACGGTCGGTCGCACACCCGGCACACGGACTCGGGCAAGGGCGTGCGGGCCATCACGTGGCGCAGGGCTTCGCTGTTCTCTCCTGCGGCGATGTGCCCCGCGTAACCTTGAATACACAACGTCAGCGGGCAGCGCTCGGCGCAGGGGGCGACGCCGGACTGAAGCTCCAGCTGCCCTCGCAGGGACGCCACTCGCGCGAGGTTCCTTTCGAAGCCCTCGGTGAGGGGAACGTCGCAGCGCTGGTGGTGCTCGGCCCGCCCGCAGGTGCGACAGAGCTCTGCATCGGCCACGTACGGCGCCGGACGGGCGTTGGTGCCAGGCTCTCGTGCCGAATTCACCGGGCACGCGCGGCGAACCACGACCACGCTGGTTCCTTTGGCGAAACGCGCGCGGCGAAAGGCGGCCGTCGAGGCTGCCTGGTCGTACGGGTCGATGGTCTCGACGTGTCGTGCTCCCAAGGCGCGCGCCACGTCTTCGATGCGCTGCTCGCGGGTCGGGCTCTCCTGGAACCCGGTCATGGCGGTGATCTCGTTGTCGAGCACCACGGCGACGACGTCTGCGTTCTCTTTGACGGAGTCGAGCAACGCCGGCATGCCCGCGTGGAAGAACGTGGAGTCCCCCATGAACCCGACGGTCCGTTTGCCGGTCACACGCGCAACCCCGCCGCCAGCGAGAAGCCGGCGCCCATGCACAGCAGTGCGTCCGCCGTGCTGAGCGGCGGGGCGTAGCCCAGCGTGTAACAGCCGATGTCGTTCATGAAGATCTGGTCTTCGTCGAACGCGGAGCGGGCGGCAGCGAAGGCCGCTCGGTGAGGGCAGCCCGGGCAGAGTGAAGGCGCGCGCGGGGGGACCATCGGCAGCGCAGGCTTCGTGCGCGGCAGCTGGCCGATGCCGAACACCTCGTAGAGCGCGTGCTGGATGAGCTCGGACGAATACTCGAATTCTTCGGGCAAGTGACCCGAGTGTTTGCCGAACACCTGTAGCGAGAGCTGGTGGCGCGACATGAGCGCGAAGAGGGCGTTCTCCAGGAACGGAGACAGCTCTTCGACGACCAACACCCGCTCCGCGCCCCGCAGACGCTCCACGAGCTCGGCCTCGGGCAGGGGATGAACGGTTCCAAGTCGCCACAAGGCCACCTGCTCGGTTGCTCCGAACAGGGCCAGTAGGTCTCGGGTAGTCGCCGCGGGAGCGCCCGACGAAAGCACCACGTTTCGGCTCTTGCCCTCGGTGTGAAAGAAGCCCGATTGCGCCATCCACGCTCGGGCGATCTCGATGCGACCCTTGAGCTCGATGCGCATGCGGCGGGCGTTGGCCGGAATGGGCACATGTCGCG
It encodes the following:
- a CDS encoding methylmalonyl-CoA mutase, with amino-acid sequence MTRNDKREPKPVTWESGIEVKPVYGPSDVPADGADIGEPGQYPYTRGIHPLMYRQRPWTMRQYSGFGTAAETRERFLYLIKNGNTGLNVAFDLPTQCGLDSDDPMAEGEVGRVGMAVDTLADMEEAFAGIDLNEISVSLTINGSAVAIMGMYFAMAEKRGFALSELRGTAQNDILKEFVGRGTWIFPVEPSVRLVGDTIEFCAREVPHYSPVSVCGYHIRESGATPAQEMAYGLAIACAYVDHVRARGLDVDEFAQGISFNFDIYGNLWEQVAKFRAGRRLWAKLMKERYGATNPRAMQLRMIAGGGGAGLTVQQPLNNLVRSAYYALSSALSGTQTMALCSYDEAYTIPSEQAAKLSLRTMQILMTEIGACDTVDPLAGSFFVEATTSEMEQRIALLMQSLDAEGGIVKAIAEGRVQADVSRQAYEQRKRLERGELQKVGVNTFVDEEPGPDVEFHPYRREEAEKQLVRLARVRAERNAGEVEATLSAVAAAARDGKNVMPPVIAAVKAYASVGEICGALRQVFGSYAEPVRF
- a CDS encoding cobalamin-dependent protein (Presence of a B(12) (cobalamin)-binding domain implies dependence on cobalamin itself, in one of its several forms, or in some unusual lineages, dependence on a cobalamin-like analog.) encodes the protein MTDKPIRVLVAKPGVDGHDVGAKVVCRALMEAGMQVVYTGLRQSPEAIAAAARELDAEVVGLSIMSGAHLPLSEKVASSLREAGLGSAKLVVGGVIPSRDRPLLAELGVSAVFGVDAALDSIVSWVRANARRQA
- a CDS encoding acyl-CoA dehydrogenase family protein — its product is MDFSLSSEQTAIRQTFHDFAEREIRPRARALDEQPEFPRQLFERAGELGFFGMRYPEPHGSGADVVSCALAVEELAWGSLSVAAACTMQSLMGTWFVHRFGSAEQHERLLRPALAGTKIGAICMTEPNAGSDLFSMTTSAKQAGEHWLLSGSKTWVTSAPVADFFTIFARTGDKTLGAFLVERGAPGLELGRPIEKLGVRASLTSEVHLSDVPATAVLGEPTRGTEYLKEILAEIRVVTAALSLGVGRAAYEEAKRYASERQQFGKPIDRFQAVQEHLAEMATELEAARRLTLWAAWRSDQKLPNAREASMAKLFASEAANRICDRAARVTASYGFAAESPIQRLLRDARFLLIGGGTSEILRGNIARES
- a CDS encoding hydantoinase B/oxoprolinase family protein, whose amino-acid sequence is MKKVEVDKVLVSILGRALRAITDEMSISMERSSRSPILCEARDFVTGLYDAEGNMLEQTENLPILSFSLSPVCRHIAEKFKGEVYPGDVFFHNDVFSFDNQNNDVAAFKPIFLADELLGWAACKGHQADIGGAVRGGYNPGATEVWQEALRIPAVKVFERGKLRRDVWELIFANIRLPIVQEDMRAEIGSCTVGERRLKALVEKYGRQSFDAHKQALFDSTRRLMEAEIRTIPDGVYKGEATAHFDGHHPGSKFVVRVTITVKDGHIRFDYSETDPQTTGFVNGTYTSSASATILTFLQMVDPRIPHNQGMVEPIEIIIPEGTFLNAAYPAATTFGNHLCPNNADAIMRALSPVIPERVTAGWNQLLCSLSTGRDTRKGQDTKDTYVDIQFMGLKGGSGALADCDGYDHIGMIDASGGVLDQDYEMFEQITPHRLVSHEYLCDSAGPGRQRGGLGVETRYVVGGADTQLVTFGDGDIEPAFGLDGAGNGTLNFIELHRPDGSVYRTTTKDHVRDVPTGTLYVQQAGGGGGHGPPVERPADQVAREVRDGIVSVAAAREHYRVAVDPKSFELDAAETKRLRGSP
- a CDS encoding hydantoinase/oxoprolinase family protein codes for the protein MTTELTGGTYKLGIDVGGTFTDLFLWTSAGEVKGFKVLSTPKDPSIGVLDGLGAVAKALGLTSQELAESLTSIVHGTTVTTNATLTRRGAKTGLVTTVGVRDALEMRRGIREDQYDNRLENVPPLVPRYLRRPIRGRLDWRGVEVEPLALDDVKEAAELFRREGVTAVAVCFMNAFTNPEHERAAAELLEREMPGTFISVSSEVLPAVRFYNRVSTTALDAYVGPVLRDYLRALTARLREVGFRGSLSIMQSSGGVALPDATVKKPAATLLSGPAAAPRAAAAWSVPCGYDDCLVVDMGGTSFDASLVRGGSVELKSEGDIARLRIALPMLDIVTIGAGGGSIGRVDAGGLLRMGPESAGADPGPACYGRGGQLPTCTDANLVLGYLDPGFFAGGELRLDLEAARAAITRHVAEPLGLDVERAAVGMYRVINSNMAHGVREITVKRGLDPREFPMVVAGGAGALHGTAIATELDIPVVLVPPVASVLCAAGMLLTDQQHDFVRSCISELGKLAKERLSSIVTELTQQGEAQLRRADVPETRIEHQIALDLRYVKQYHEVTVRVERAAIVSGDYSSIITAFHQEHDRLYGYELSGEGTPVELINVRTRSIGRVDKPTLPRLPRGTGNAGRAMKAARRAYVPERDGFENLPVYDGHALSAGDLIDGPALIERTDTTFFVSAAFDVRVDDHGTCLAQRRAG
- a CDS encoding 2-oxoacid:acceptor oxidoreductase family protein; this encodes MSLKNARFQVLLVGVGGQGVLAAAQILALAAHAEGSPVVVGQLHGMSQRGGSVRCTAIFGDAESSHLAGDEIDVVVSFEPLEALRAVPEMGPRTRVVTNQHIMLPFQVVLESAETPDPERIIAQLREIAGEVHGVDAPALVGAVGEARTLNVLMLGAAAGLGLLPVSERALLDAVTARCGQKFEQANHKAFMLGRDAMRAGHTRVTEATVQ
- a CDS encoding FAD-dependent oxidoreductase; protein product: MHGRRLLAGGGVARVTGKRTVGFMGDSTFFHAGMPALLDSVKENADVVAVVLDNEITAMTGFQESPTREQRIEDVARALGARHVETIDPYDQAASTAAFRRARFAKGTSVVVVRRACPVNSAREPGTNARPAPYVADAELCRTCGRAEHHQRCDVPLTEGFERNLARVASLRGQLELQSGVAPCAERCPLTLCIQGYAGHIAAGENSEALRHVMARTPLPESVCRVCDRPCEDGCVRRGLDGAVAINDLKRFVVDWAAREQPELLRSEKQPPNGLGVAVVGAGVAGLSAAHDLAVRGYDVTLFDAEQQPGGLLTHGIPEYRLPRAEAARDVARVLELGVHFEGGKRLGNELALDDLTARYRAVFLAIGAHRGKKLDLPGSELPDAPRSIDALTYLRASRLGESVPAGSQVVVIGGGNAAVDAARSALRNGAKKVTLACLEEQNAMPALRDEIAAAGHEGIELCTAVRPVRCEAGAWVVARLADGEETRLSADLVIVAIGQEPDPNALDAIGLERDESGLLVTDPHTGRTNRGGVFAGGDLVAGERTVTNAIAWGLRAAWGIDCELSGREVADRRPPPALPTQRPRITARAPLSPRLLPEERDPATRVRSMDEVVLGLSAEDAKAEARRCLQCGLCGNCRACVDTLGCPAIGMDPGREHVEIDPLWCIGCGVCADLCSNRALSRPEAECR
- a CDS encoding indolepyruvate ferredoxin oxidoreductase subunit alpha; this encodes MDRDSTEGAPSDPSHADPLLYDRVGLTDHLLGNDAIVRGALEAGVVFVAGYPGTPSSEITDGFARIARARGVAFEYSVNEKIAVELAFAAALAGARSLTAMKHLGLMVAGDPISTIPYVGVEAGMVIISAGDPSCNTSPNEADQRHLGPMLHLPILDPSTPAEAHAMTRAAFDLSEACRLPVLIRTTTRVAHSRGAVRLGPLQPQRVAGFVRDPARHVPIPANARRMRIELKGRIEIARAWMAQSGFFHTEGKSRNVVLSSGAPAATTRDLLALFGATEQVALWRLGTVHPLPEAELVERLRGAERVLVVEELSPFLENALFALMSRHQLSLQVFGKHSGHLPEEFEYSSELIQHALYEVFGIGQLPRTKPALPMVPPRAPSLCPGCPHRAAFAAARSAFDEDQIFMNDIGCYTLGYAPPLSTADALLCMGAGFSLAAGLRV